The Plasmodium falciparum 3D7 genome assembly, chromosome: 12 genome contains the following window.
TTCCAAATCCATTTTTAGTTACGAATatgattttataatttttcaagtttttttcattattttcatatgataataaatcaactactttatcattttttgcAAGGCTAATACATTTATTACCTAAGGAATTTTTCTTTGATATTTTAAAACTACTTAATGGAAACTGTATGATATACCCATTTTTGGTTCCTACTATACAATTATCATTAAAATTACAATAActgaaataaatattttttttatttttaaatagcttgatacctttttttttcctttttagaAATACATCATTATTGATAACTTTCATTTTTCCATTTTCACTACAcacaattaaatattttttattttcttgaaATTTTGTTATACCAGTAATATTTTTGGATGAGTGAATTATTTGATTAATTGGTGTACCTTTAGAATCATATGACGATAGATGTAAATCATAAACATTTAATAGAAAtgctttattataattatctgttaataatattttatcccTATTTCTTACAagaatacttttttttattttataactattatattcctcttcatttaataataatacattattattatcattattattattattattatcattattattattttgtatatttatattatgaccAATGTCATTATTTAGTTTTTGTTCATTATCCTTATATTTTTCCTGTTCATTTCCTTTTTGTAAATCATTAAATTTTAGGCgcttattattttcatttaatttttcttcattttcttttaaaatatatttcacatttgataattttattatattgtttgagtgatttttcaatttttcattaattttaatttttttaatatacccTCCATATGTAATTAAAATCAGCacttcatcattattataaatatctttCATGTTATTATCTAAGGAATCAATATAAGTATTTCTATAAGGCATCATATTATCACTATCTTGATTTTTTGTAAGAGAACTATTTTTATcactattttttatattattcgaTATATCACtagatatatgtatatttttatgtacattTGTTTCTACTACATTTTTATCCTTTGTTACATTATCCGTATTAGGAAGATCATGTGTATAATTGCTgtgatttatattattatcatttgttGATACCGTATTATATGTATCTAtgatttgtttatttttagaaaaaTTAGGATGATATTcactattaatatatgaatatttatattttggtGTTGATGGAATTATACATTGTTTGTTTAAATTATGGATACCATATTtgtttttgatatatattaattcttGTATTATAagatttttaatattttgaacattattaataatttcgtcatttaatttaatttggtgcattattttatttctttgaCTTATaaaatctatatttttaatattgattaatttttgtaattttatagatagtatatatttaatttgttcAGGGTTAAGTttgaaattattttttaaatataattgtatttgttcaatattttgatttttttgaaaaaaggTTATAATATcaagtattttattttgtataattaGATATAGatcaataatatttaattgtttttgtaaattcttattttttatttcataattcgttttaataaattttatacgATTATTACaccataattttataaaagattTTAATGAAAATTGGGTATACGTATTTTCATAACCTATACAAACAAAATTACAATGATAACTAATTTGCATATtagtatatttaaataaatatgataagaaGTTATGTATCTGTTCAATTTGACtatgtttttttaattcaagAACTATTCTCATATCCTCTTTTTCACTTTCATCTCTAattcttaataatatattatcatgttcattttttttatcatttaataaattaataatattttctattaGTTCATTTGGTTTTACATTGGGGggtaaattttttataattattttttttgtcaatTTATCTATATCAGAATTTTCTATAGATGATAAATCATTAATATGTTTTGTAATAACTTTTTTatcattctttatatattcaaaaaatacaTTACTTCTTATTTCAAAATTCCCCTTAccactattatatatattctttaatatatcatatttacttataataatacCACCAGTTGAAAAATCAGgtccttttattatatgaaataattcATCATCTCTAatgttttcatttattaaaaaatttatacaacAATTGGCAACATCAATTAAATTATGACAAGGTATACTGCTTAATATACTTACAGCAATGCCAGAACAaccatttattaataataatggaatCTTACTACATAAGACTTTAGGTTCTCTTTCATTTCCATCAAAATTCTTTATGTATTcaacattttcatcatttatttcatctaataatatatcataacaAAAACTAGATATTTTAGCTTCAGTATATCTCATAGCTGCAGCGTTATATTCAACAGAACCAAAATTACCATAACCTTTTAttaacaaattattattatgatgctTTTGAGCTAACCTAACTAAAGCATCATATACACTCTTATCACCGTGTGGATGATATTTACCTATAACTTCACCAACTATTCTagcacattttttatatccttttttatcaatacctttatttatttcatacaTGCTCCATATTATACGCCTTTGTACAGTTTTTAGACCATCACGATAATCACATAAACatctatttaatattaaaaaattcgcATAAGATAAAAAACTCTTTGATAATATTTCACAAATTTCAACATCATAATATTCACCTTTGATAAGTTTTCGactttcatttatattattatttatattatccaaTTTATCATTTGTTATATCATTAGATGCATTAACTatatcatctttttttttttcattattttttatatcatttaattcatatgtcttttctttcttcttcGCCTTCAGATCATAAGGATCTTGGAccttttttctttccttcTTTTCAGAACACAAAGATGTACAACTAAAAGCATTGTCTGTATATGTTGAACGATTACTCTTGAAATTTAAAACAAACGCATTTGACGCATTTTTTGTGCCTATATTCCTATACCCCTCTCtctttataaaataacattttttaatattatttttagcctctttttttaaaaaaaaaggagggCTGCTACTATAATTCGGGATttgtgtatttatataacttgtaattttttcactttttaaaaaaataaacctCTTATTAAAtttcaataaaaataataaatacagaACAAAAACAATGGAAAATTTAAAcgacataatattttatttttgttgtggatccaaaaaaaaaaaaaaaaaaaaaaaaaaaagaaagaatttaaaatatctaataatgtataaatataaaatgtagtAGTAACGTCGTTAACATTTTCTCagttgttttttctttttctttttctttttttttttttttttttttatggggTAAAGGGTATaaaggtatatataatattattataaataaattttacatCATCTGATAatgttatacaaaaaaaataaaatatatatatatatatatatatatgtatgtataatataattactagtttgtaatattatattatacagcTTGTATAATTTTCacttataataaattttgtcTTGTTCATATAGATGCCTTTACAAAGTTATATTATTAGTTGatcttacaaaaaaaaatatatattttttttttttattataaattgtaaagaaaagatataaaaatatatatgtaaatcaaaagaattaatccaatcaaaaatatatttcatatgatatataattacacatacgataaaatataaataaataaataaatatatatatatatatatatatatatatatatatatatatatatatataatatatatgtaacacACAAAAGTTATATACTTAAaacatattcttttttttttaatataaccaTTTCTCGTTGAACATtttctcttcttttttttttttatttaacaaaaaaatatattctaaaatatattaataatttaattaaatttcaAAAAATGTTAGcacaaatattaatttatttaatatcatttgtacaatgatttttatatttttaattatattgtaccaattcttataataataaaaaaaaggagaagcataagaagaaaaaagaaagagggggaaaaattaatttttttaaataaaatgggCATTTTTgtgatattattaaaaattacataaagaaaaaagaaaggcaaaaaaaaaaaaataaaaaaaaaaaaaaacctatatggaaatattaactcatatatgtatatgtatacatatatgaaaataataataatattattatatatatataatatatattatatatgtattataattttttgtgttaatctatttatttttttttttttttggggttttttttttttattatttaagaaataaaagattgataatatatatataaatatttttataatgatttatataataacaatttcTCATTATATTTGATTGATGACTAATCTAAgcaaaaagatatatattttatatatataataaataattcaacCCTTATACtaatatcttatatatatatatatatatatattatatatatatatttatttatattatatatataatatttatatataattgtatatttatttattgcatatttagtaataatatattacaatgttataatatatatataatatatatatattatattttgttataaaaaaaaaaaaaaaaaaaaaaaaaaaaaattgaatcaatattatatatatttaataatattttattacatatatataatttatttatataaaatgttacaAAATTAAAACCATAAATTAttctacaaataaaaaatatatagaaaaaaaaaaaaaaaaaattacattattttaagttttaatacatttatatatactttattttttttttttttttatatattatttaaagaatataaaagaaaaggaagaaaatatatataatttatatatattataaaaaaatatttttatatatttaaaaaaaaaaatatatataatatatatattttagattatattttatatgtaacatttttatatgtgatatatatattatataatgtaatatatgttttatttatttatttatatttataatgaagtaatttttataataatatgtttactttaataatttgtatataattttcatgtttgtttaatttgtataagaattattattatataaatctatgaattatatatatatatatatatatatttatatttatttatataatataaaaagtgtttaatcttgaaaaaatattttttgtcatttttataatgatgTATATGATACTTGAaatttattgtattttttttttatgaatgaTTATGTATTTAAGAGATAGATGACCAAgaagaaaaatgtaaaaataagaattgaACGGGAACtgtaaacatatacatacatatatatttatatttatttattcattttattatatatatatatatattttttttacattaccgctgaaaaaaaaaaaaaaaaaatatatttatatatatatatatatatatatatatataggtaaaGCATTTACATCCGAAAAAGCACATATTTTATCAATATAGGAAAAATTATAAGGTGAAGATTTGTTGTTTTCTTGATATAATagtttttatattgttatatgaatatatgtttgtataattaaaacatatatatttatatatatatatatgtgtgtgaataagataataaaatggTTGATGATGAGGAGTTAAGAAAATTACGCTTTCTTCTGAGTAATAAAGGAGGAAGAataaagtattttttttcgtatatattttataaactgTTTAgtcacatatataataagaagaatAAGAAGAGAGAAAGATTTGTGAATATACATGGGAGGACTTTtccaaattttttttgtgataatAAGATAAAGAGTACTAAATATACCATATTAACATTTAtaccattatttttattttatcagtTTGCTgactttttaaatttattttatttatgtgtatCTTTGTTACAAATAATTCCTATATTTAACACAGGTTATGTATTTACTTTTGTAGctccattattatttattatctttattagtTTAATAAATGAAGTAGTAGATGATTTAAAAAGATTTATCAAAgatttagaaaataataacgaaatatattattcactTTTAGAAAATGGTAATttccaaaaaatatattcgaAGGATATAAGAGTAGGAGATATAATTTTGATTAAATCAAAACAAAGAGTACCAGCTGattgtattttattaagAAACTTAAATAAGAACGAAGAATCTAATTTTAAGGTTGAAGAAAAAAGACTTTTTAACTGTTTCAGATGGAATAAAAGCaataatgtttataataaaataaataaaagttattatcattttaataaaaatattgataatgAATTAATTGATGATAGATATAACgaatcaaataataattgtagtGAAACAAGTAATAACTTATTATTTagtgaaaatgaaaaatcacaaaaaaaaggaaaaaaaaaacaaaagaaaaaattaatgttAGGTGATAACAATACGAATATGAatgattttaattttaatcctaatgatcaaaataataatatgagtaaccaactaaaaaaaaagaaaaaaagaaaaaagaaaaataataaaagtaaaaaaaatataaatataaatgaaacaACTAATGAAACGgcaaattatacatatgtcAAAACAGATAAAATTGATGGAGAAACTGATTGGAAAATTAAATATCcaattaatatattccaGAATTTAAAAAGATTAAAGGATTTTTTTACAATTGATATCCTATTTATATTAGAACAAccaaaaaatgatatttataaaattgaaGGATcctttgttatttttaagtATAATCCATATGGAGATTTTAAAACGactgaaaataataatcacaGTTTGAATGATAACCAActtttaaattattctttTGATATGGCAAAAGAGGATGAAGGTAGGGTTCAAGATGACGAAGATGTCGACGAAGatgattatgatgatgacgatgatgaagacgatgatgatgatgatgaagatgatgatgaagacgATGATGaggaagatgatgatgaagaagatgaagaagTGAATATTCcgaataatgaaaaaaatgatacacAAAATTTAGACGATAAAAAATCTGTAAGAAGGATTTTTggtacaaaaaataatacctATTCATATGGAGATGATGACCAagtacaaaatgaaaaaaaaaaaaatttagataGAGGATATCTTAATttagaagaaaaagataCCGATTATgcatataacaaaaaagacaagaaaaaagaaatggtAACATTTATTGATGTGGAAAAAGGTAATAATGAACGAACTATAAatcttaataaaaaaaagaatagtGTTAATACTACTGGTAATAGAAGTTCATATGTAAATGATGGGAAAATGTGTAATGTatttaataatgaagataatttTAACTTTTACAATGTtaattatagaaaaaaattgaattatgataattttatattatttaattcagTAATAACAAGTTCAGATGTAATTTGTTTAGTTATATATACAGGAAGTGACACAAGAGTAAATATGAGTACACAAAttagtaaaataaaaagaggaATGAttgatgaaaaattaaatttaataacattatttttatttattatattgacACTTTtctctatatatatgtgttctgttaaattaaataatttatggtATCTAAATTTCATAcgttttatgttattattttcctcTGTTATACCAATATCATTAAGTGTTAATCTAAATATAgcaaaaatttattataccCTACTTATACAAAGAGATAAAGAAGTAGAATCAactataattaaaaatagtgGAATTATTGAAAACTTTGGAGATATTGATTATATCTTTACGGATAAAACAGGAACACTAACAGAAAATGTCATGGTGCTTAAAGTTATACATATAGGTTTTGATGTTATACATgcagaaaatgaaaaaaattccaTACAAGGTAATAATATGGAAACCAAACAAAAAgggaattataataaaaagatgtTATCATATAATTTGGATGATATGAATGAAGATGTTGATGAtacatctatatatttaGCTTCATCGAATTATTCCAAACATgatagaagaaataaaaatttaagaaATGGAGAATTAGCATCATTTTCATACGAAATGGAAAATActagtaatataaataataatacaaaattacGTAATTACACAAAATcaaatcatcatcataataatattagtgATAACGAATTATATGAtgagaaaaattataatgatgatcaACGTTCTTTGTCTAATTATTCAGATACAAGTTATGGAGAtgtacatttaaaaaattataaacaaaataatatgatattaaatcaaaatatGGGTCAAAATAGAAATGAAACATTaaccaaaaataataataataataataacaataataacaacaacaacaataataataataatatgtctttagaaaagaaaaaaaaaaaagtagaaAAGATGGTTgatg
Protein-coding sequences here:
- a CDS encoding DNA gyrase subunit A; translated protein: MSFKFSIVFVLYLLFLLKFNKRFIFLKSEKITSYINTQIPNYSSSPPFFLKKEAKNNIKKCYFIKREGYRNIGTKNASNAFVLNFKSNRSTYTDNAFSCTSLCSEKKERKKVQDPYDLKAKKKEKTYELNDIKNNEKKKDDIVNASNDITNDKLDNINNNINESRKLIKGEYYDVEICEILSKSFLSYANFLILNRCLCDYRDGLKTVQRRIIWSMYEINKGIDKKGYKKCARIVGEVIGKYHPHGDKSVYDALVRLAQKHHNNNLLIKGYGNFGSVEYNAAAMRYTEAKISSFCYDILLDEINDENVEYIKNFDGNEREPKVLCSKIPLLLINGCSGIAVSILSSIPCHNLIDVANCCINFLINENIRDDELFHIIKGPDFSTGGIIISKYDILKNIYNSGKGNFEIRSNVFFEYIKNDKKVITKHINDLSSIENSDIDKLTKKIIIKNLPPNVKPNELIENIINLLNDKKNEHDNILLRIRDESEKEDMRIVLELKKHSQIEQIHNFLSYLFKYTNMQISYHCNFVCIGYENTYTQFSLKSFIKLWCNNRIKFIKTNYEIKNKNLQKQLNIIDLYLIIQNKILDIITFFQKNQNIEQIQLYLKNNFKLNPEQIKYILSIKLQKLINIKNIDFISQRNKIMHQIKLNDEIINNVQNIKNLIIQELIYIKNKYGIHNLNKQCIIPSTPKYKYSYINSEYHPNFSKNKQIIDTYNTVSTNDNNINHSNYTHDLPNTDNVTKDKNVVETNVHKNIHISSDISNNIKNSDKNSSLTKNQDSDNMMPYRNTYIDSLDNNMKDIYNNDEVLILITYGGYIKKIKINEKLKNHSNNIIKLSNVKYILKENEEKLNENNKRLKFNDLQKGNEQEKYKDNEQKLNNDIGHNINIQNNNNDNNNNNNDNNNVLLLNEEEYNSYKIKKSILVRNRDKILLTDNYNKAFLLNVYDLHLSSYDSKGTPINQIIHSSKNITGITKFQENKKYLIVCSENGKMKVINNDVFLKRKKKGIKLFKNKKNIYFSYCNFNDNCIVGTKNGYIIQFPLSSFKISKKNSLGNKCISLAKNDKVVDLLSYENNEKNLKNYKIIFVTKNGFGKMINLNELKIQKKKGKGHRIMKFKKSKTRKDNKKDIEKKQINAINNKDKDKDIPSNNDDNNILHNTKVDEFLGFKLYDMNKQNEKDILIMITDHAVLIRKNMSLLKEKNKKHSSQIYAKMNKINQLVYFDII
- a CDS encoding phospholipid-transporting ATPase, putative, with the protein product MVDDEELRKLRFLLSNKGGRIKYFFSYIFYKLFSHIYNKKNKKRERFVNIHGRTFPNFFCDNKIKSTKYTILTFIPLFLFYQFADFLNLFYLCVSLLQIIPIFNTGYVFTFVAPLLFIIFISLINEVVDDLKRFIKDLENNNEIYYSLLENGNFQKIYSKDIRVGDIILIKSKQRVPADCILLRNLNKNEESNFKVEEKRLFNCFRWNKSNNVYNKINKSYYHFNKNIDNELIDDRYNESNNNCSETSNNLLFSENEKSQKKGKKKQKKKLMLGDNNTNMNDFNFNPNDQNNNMSNQLKKKKKRKKKNNKSKKNININETTNETANYTYVKTDKIDGETDWKIKYPINIFQNLKRLKDFFTIDILFILEQPKNDIYKIEGSFVIFKYNPYGDFKTTENNNHSLNDNQLLNYSFDMAKEDEGRVQDDEDVDEDDYDDDDDEDDDDDDEDDDEDDDEEDDDEEDEEVNIPNNEKNDTQNLDDKKSVRRIFGTKNNTYSYGDDDQVQNEKKKNLDRGYLNLEEKDTDYAYNKKDKKKEMVTFIDVEKGNNERTINLNKKKNSVNTTGNRSSYVNDGKMCNVFNNEDNFNFYNVNYRKKLNYDNFILFNSVITSSDVICLVIYTGSDTRVNMSTQISKIKRGMIDEKLNLITLFLFIILTLFSIYMCSVKLNNLWYLNFIRFMLLFSSVIPISLSVNLNIAKIYYTLLIQRDKEVESTIIKNSGIIENFGDIDYIFTDKTGTLTENVMVLKVIHIGFDVIHAENEKNSIQGNNMETKQKGNYNKKMLSYNLDDMNEDVDDTSIYLASSNYSKHDRRNKNLRNGELASFSYEMENTSNINNNTKLRNYTKSNHHHNNISDNELYDEKNYNDDQRSLSNYSDTSYGDVHLKNYKQNNMILNQNMGQNRNETLTKNNNNNNNNNNNNNNNNNNMSLEKKKKKVEKMVDEFLKYKSDPLDYYNDNIDDIEYLKRHRVFQTFLSFLICNNIRTLTKESSNKEKEKTKKKKERKEKDFQKNLYYILKVNRKKKDVQKNKKENNSDNVKSSTQNKKKKHFSSNSSEDSETFSHSDVSYQCSSPDELAFLKYATNCGFILKKKTASKIEIKYKNIMLEYDILLHIPFSSETKRMSIFVRNVKNRNIYFFIKGADNVLIKKCHEKYKTFIYEESDHLSNIGLRVLVHGCLNVEEQFFHNFSALYNKNKDVKGQLENILEYVEKNIKVLAITGVEDKLQEGVGKTIEMLYNSGIKVWVLTGDKIETAICICKNANIKKKKHNIYIFRHENIKSTSNLIREFNSILHNIESYVLFFDNIIIQNCIKYIPNAFVDFAANARAVVCCRCSPIEKKEIAILIKTIKKKKILCIGDGGNDVAMIQSADIGIGVLGKEGKQVVHDSDIIVSKFKNIKKLILYYGNNTFLQTSSLCSFLIHRGFILTYLQFIYSYIFFSIPVSIFQGWLQIGYTTYYTTAPFLSLLLDIKIKKNLIYLYPEIYKNKKHKRKLDLKSFFIIVWISIFQGTVVMLGALKLFNDNYNNLINISFSSLIVLEIMNIHLEVESWHPLMISANICSFIVYIFSMFILRNYFDIMQIMSVMFWYKVILIVIFAWLPFFIIKKVKNIITPSQFFKLA